Proteins from a genomic interval of Sugiyamaella lignohabitans strain CBS 10342 chromosome C, complete sequence:
- the FBP26 gene encoding Fbp26p (Fructose-2,6-bisphosphatase, required for glucose metabolism; protein abundance increases in response to DNA replication stress; GO_component: GO:0005737 - cytoplasm [Evidence IDA] [PMID 14562095]; GO_function: GO:0003873 - 6-phosphofructo-2-kinase activity [Evidence IKR] [PMID 9032445]; GO_function: GO:0003873 - 6-phosphofructo-2-kinase activity [Evidence IKR] [PMID 9032446]; GO_function: GO:0005524 - ATP binding [Evidence IEA,IEA]; GO_function: GO:0003824 - catalytic activity [Evidence IEA]; GO_function: GO:0004331 - fructose-2,6-bisphosphate 2-phosphatase activity [Evidence IEA,IEA]; GO_function: GO:0004331 - fructose-2,6-bisphosphate 2-phosphatase activity [Evidence IMP] [PMID 1322693]; GO_function: GO:0016787 - hydrolase activity [Evidence IEA]; GO_function: GO:0000166 - nucleotide binding [Evidence IEA]; GO_process: GO:0016311 - dephosphorylation [Evidence IEA,IEA]; GO_process: GO:0006003 - fructose 2,6-bisphosphate metabolic process [Evidence IEA]; GO_process: GO:0006000 - fructose metabolic process [Evidence IEA]; GO_process: GO:0006006 - glucose metabolic process [Evidence IMP] [PMID 1322693]; GO_process: GO:0008152 - metabolic process [Evidence IEA]): MEAAQPSALFFDAHNEEGARLRRQAAIRAIEDMLKWFSEEDGVVGILDATNSTKQRRQWIQDLLVKQGIEPMFVESWCDDQELIMHNIMDVKTCSPDYTGQDPDEAAKDFMERIKKYEEVYETINDESLTYAKIINVNSQVIINRIQSYVQSRIVYYLMNLHIKRRCIYLSRHGESEFNLTGQLGGDSNLSPRGDLYAHKLPQLVKEAVGDQPLTVWTSTLKRTQQTARFLPYRQMQWKALDELDAGVCDGMTYEEIKQEYPEDFEARDANKFEYRYRGGESYRDVVARLEPIIMELERQENIMIVTHQAVLRCIYAYFMNVPQDRSPWMDVPLHTLIRLEPRPYSTLETRVPANIPAVSTYREKGSTVLAAPTK; the protein is encoded by the coding sequence ATGGAGGCCGCACAGCCATCGGCGTTGTTTTTCGATGCTCATAATGAAGAAGGTGCTAGGTTGAGACGACAGGCTGCAATTCGAGCCATTGAGGATATGTTGAAGTGGTTCAGTGAGGAGGACGGTGTAGTGGGCATTCTGGATGCCACGAACTCGACTAAACAGAGAAGACAGTGGATCCAAGATCTTCTTGTGAAACAGGGAATTGAACCGATGTTTGTTGAGAGTTGGTGCGATGACCAGGAGCTTATCATGCACAATATCATGGACGTCAAAACATGCTCTCCAGATTATACTGGCCAAGATCCCGATGAGGCTGCTAAAGATTTTATGgaaagaatcaaaaaatacGAAGAAGTTTATGAGACTATCAATGATGAGAGCTTGACATATgccaaaatcatcaatgtCAACTCACAAGTGATTATCAACCGGATCCAGTCGTATGTGCAATCACGCATCGTTTACTATCTCATGAACCTGCATAtcaaaagaagatgcaTTTATCTCAGTCGACACGGTGAGTCTGAATTCAACCTGACTGGCCAGTTAGGAGGCGATTCTAACCTGTCTCCCCGTGGAGATTTGTATGCTCACAAATTGCCCCAGCTCGTCAAGGAGGCTGTTGGCGATCAGCCATTGACGGTGTGGACGTCGACTTTAAAAAGAACCCAGCAGACGGCCCGTTTCCTGCCGTACCGTCAAATGCAATGGAAAGCATTAGACGAGCTGGATGCCGGCGTTTGTGACGGAATGACTTATGAAGAGATAAAGCAAGAGTACCCTGAAGACTTTGAGGCCCGAGACGCCAATAAATTCGAGTACAGATACCGCGGTGGAGAGTCTTACCGTGACGTTGTTGCTCGTCTTGAACCTATTATTATGGAACTCGAACGACAGGAAAATATCATGATTGTTACCCATCAGGCAGTTCTTCGTTGTATTTATGCCTATTTCATGAACGTGCCTCAAGACCGCTCTCCCTGGATGGATGTGCCACTTCACACACTTATCCGTCTTGAACCCCGTCCCTACTCCACTCTCGAAACCCGTGTTCCTGCCAACATTCCTGCCGTGTCCACATATCGTGAAAAGGGCTCCACTGTCCTCGCTGCCCCTACGAAATAG
- the SRS2 gene encoding DNA helicase SRS2: protein MSEQDPGDASLAGGAIGYDLISGQALESKAWGIEEDLNDQQLRAVQLPVDANIQVIAGPGTGKTKTLVNRLLYILTEYNVPPEKVLVLTFTNRAIHIFRESLFKLAPAIAPQVEIHTFHSYCQSLISDHWEEVGLRPGWTVADDMDQEYILTEVIKETVGSHTTAREFRVLSNKLHTYKRSLLNKSAKRDSKLDEILTKYETRLAGCNMLDYDGILKLGYRLAEKYSKAPESDKNKYFSALLIDEFQDANLFQWDLTCLIAKGSASITIVGDPDQSIFSFQGASSNLLDIMKKQLSDVRTVVLTQNYRSSQEIVDAASAMIREDSHFLGDEQMPVGLFTGPKPIFKKSLDSTSETVWVANTIHHLTHKENVEPSSIAVLVRTNGRKDSVAAGLRQRGIEVAIYGPLSLLKSPYIRPLYSFLKFIQNFEQDIQLLYMLRNPNKILSPKQISEAQSFSRSRGLPLWEALQQNQLWLRQPTTRVNKSKKPHGPPDLDQFISVINKSADIIHSNVHDSESLVEGLQLVSQYLSWPTRYGDKAHVKQQELFDLITSIAPLLKDESTSLSSSLLAHTRLQDIAAKPGEVVVSTIHNAKGRLQHCLRRLGLRPRPRGSCFAGECWERRRNDSSAARGAAGSGAEPQPPEAPYRM from the coding sequence ATGAGTGAACAAGATCCTGGCGACGCGAGTTTGGCTGGTGGAGCTATTGGCTACGATCTAATATCGGGTCAAGCTCTAGAATCAAAAGCTTGGGGTATAGAGGAGGATCTCAATGATCAGCAATTAAGGGCGGTACAGCTGCCGGTAGATGCCAATATTCAAGTCATTGCTGGTCCTGGCACTGGCAAAACAAAGACTCTTGTCAATAGATTGCTGTATATACTCACTGAATATAACGTGCCACCTGAGAAAGTTCTTGTTTTGACGTTTACTAATAGAGCAATTCACATATTTCGAGAAAGTCTGTTTAAACTGGCACCTGCAATTGCGCCTCAGGTCGAGATTCATACATTCCATTCTTATTGTCAATCTTTAATTAGTGACCATTGGGAAGAGGTCGGGCTTCGTCCTGGATGGACAGTAGCAGATGATATGGACCAGGAGTATATTTTGACCGAAGTGATTAAGGAGACTGTAGGAAGTCATACTACAGCAAGGGAGTTCCGTGTGCTTTCCAACAAACTTCATACTTATAAAAGAAGTCTTCTCAATAAATCAGCAAAGCGTGATTCAAAGTTGGATGAGATTTTGACGAAATACGAGACACGATTGGCTGGCTGTAATATGCTTGACTATGACGGCATTCTAAAACTAGGCTACCGCTTGGCTGAGAAATATTCCAAAGCTCCTGAAAGcgataaaaataaatatttctcGGCCCTGCTTATTGATGAATTCCAGGATGCGAACCTATTTCAGTGGGATTTAACTTGTTTAATCGCGAAAGGAAGTGCTTCAATAACTATAGTCGGTGATCCAGACCAGTCAATATTCAGTTTTCAGGGGGCTAGCTCGAATCTGTTGGATATTATGAAAAAACAGCTATCCGATGTACGAACAGTCGTTTTGACACAAAACTACCGTTCTAGTCAAGAaattgttgatgctgcttcGGCCATGATCCGTGAAGATTCCCATTTTCTTGGCGACGAGCAGATGCCGGTCGGTCTGTTCACCGGTCCTAAACCAATCTTCAAAAAGAGTCTCGACTCTACAAGCGAAACAGTATGGGTAGCTAATACAATCCATCATTTGACTCATAAAGAGAATGTCGAACCTTCATCTATAGCAGTTCTTGTTCGAACAAACGGACGTAAGGACTCGGTGGCTGCTGGATTACGGCAGAGAGGTATCGAAGTAGCTATCTACGGACCCTTATCCTTACTAAAGTCGCCTTATATTCGACCACTATACTCTTTTCTGAAGTTCATCCAGAATTTTGAGCAAGATATCCAGCTTCTGTATATGCTCCGAAATCCGAACAAGATCCTGAGTCCCAAGCAGATATCGGAAGCCCAATCTTTCTCGAGGTCGAGGGGGTTGCCTCTATGGGAAGCTTTACAGCAGAACCAACTGTGGCTAAGACAACCTACCACTCGTGTtaacaaatccaaaaaaccTCACGGACCCCCCGACCTTGATCAGTTCATATCAGTAATCAACAAATCAGCAGATATCATTCACTCTAACGTTCACGACTCTGAATCGCTTGTCGAGGGCCTTCAACTCGTATCCCAGTATCTCAGCTGGCCCACTCGTTATGGCGACAAAGCACATGTCAAGCAGCAAGAGCTTTTCGAcctcatcaccagcataGCCCCACTGCTAAAAGACGAGTCTACATCCCTCTCGTCCTCCCTTCTCGCACACACTCGTCTCCAGGACATTGCAGCGAAACCCGGCGAGGTGGTAGTATCGACGATTCACAATGCTAAAGGTAGGTTGCAacattgcctccggcggctggggctccgccccagaccccgtggctcctgcttcgcaggagagtgCTGGGAacgtcgacgcaacgactcgagcgcagcgagaggagcagcggggtctggggcagagccccagccgccggaggcaccgtACCGGATGTAA